Within the Dunckerocampus dactyliophorus isolate RoL2022-P2 chromosome 10, RoL_Ddac_1.1, whole genome shotgun sequence genome, the region TTAACTCAGATCGATTGAGTGCCGTGCGTATTGTAGCATGCCACCAATACTTTCACGTGATGTGCAATAAGTGTAAAAGGAGAcaagtttgtgttgttgtgtttgtcaaACCTGCCGCGTATTAGCGATTGCCATTCAAATATGTCAAATAGAAGCTGCAGCGATAAAGTAAGCCATTTGTGCGCTCGGATACAAAGCAACGACGATGCATCCGTATTCCGACATGTCCTCTGTGTCGCATGGGGGTCACCGAACCGCTGCCAGATGACAACCTTGTACCTTCAAACGTATTATTGATCCCgctttaaatacaataaatagaaAGTCAAATTAGGACGCTGctacaagaaaaatgttctaCAAGAAGATGTATTTTGAAAAGAGATCATTATTTTTTGGGGGATTGAATGTGTTCGGTTATTAAATTTGTGAATGCAGCATTGCAACGAAAGTAACTTTGGAGTTACAaggttgtcatgtgacaacaTTCCTTTAGCTCCTGCTCTGCTGGGCACTCCAAACATTGTGAATGATATATACAcaatgttgtgtttatattatatatttatataacaatatataatacatactatatatatatatatatatatatatatatatatatatatgttacatgtatatatacatataacatatatatatatgttagaCATCACCTTCAGGTAATGCAAGTGCATATAAATTAAAATAGATTTTACACTAAACcagtatgtcttatttacatgcTTAAAGTATAGAATAAATATACACTGttataaacagcaaaaaagacCAACTTGAGCTTCTATCGACAAAGAGTTATAGACAAAGGTGAGGCGTGATGGGAAGAAGGATAAGGCCCAATGGTCAACACATCTAAacacactaaacacacacaccgtGTACAAAACCTCCCACACTGCACTTTCATACGACACACTAACGATTGCCAGTTAACTATCGGAGCCAAGTTTGGTGAAGTACCATTTTCGGACGTCAGTAAACAAGATGTATGCATAAAAAGATGTGATCATTAACTTGGTTGTGGAAGCAAGATCTACAAACCCTTATCTCTAAATACAGAAATCGTGTTTTCCAGTTTTCTTTCAAAATACAGCACCTCATTTCCCTCAAGTACTTCTATCATGTCTATCTGTGTCAACTCATAATAAACTGCCCTGGAAACCTGATGCAGCGGGAGCGGGGGGAGGAGGGAACAATGACGTCAAAAGGGAGGAAGCAGCACTTGAGGGATTTTcatagcaaaaaataaaatagctgGCCTGATTGTTTTGGGTTGTGTGGATGGAGCCTGGGGGTTTGTAAACCAAGTGAACAGTGGCACTGATGAGGCTCTGGGAGCGCCTTTTACACCGGCAGCTGTTAGAGCACCTTTAATCATGTCGTCTGGGCCTGATTGCACAGGGGCGGGAGGGCGTTGCATCAGACGGGCCTGGGGTCAGGACTAGTTCCAACTAACAGGATTATTAAGACTGCAGCATACCTGCCAGCTAAAAATAGAATCACGACCAATGTGCAGGTCGTCCTTGGCAGACTCCATCTTTGATTTTACCATCAAAAAAGTCCCCTGTTAAGAGTAAATGGGAAGAAAAActagtttgtttgtttaactCGGTGAATTTTAACTGATTCGTCTTTGACTTGTGCAACCCCCTCGAATAGGTTATGTgaaaatacagcggaacctcggtttttggaTCCCCCAATTTTCATCTTACGGTCGTCCCTTGTCACTATGCGgttcaaatttaaaaagaaatgaattaataaatgattgctgtttcatggtgaACTATGACCtattataagtaaaaaaaatatgcatatttaaggacattttatgtattcttggcctgaattaagcattgtcaagcataaaaaataggctaaatgaacaaaaatacaaatataaggcattcagaagacgcatttaaagatgtgagatgtagtagtctacactggtcactaggtgtcagtaatgttacattgatgagacagtagccagCAAGTACgctttccagaaaaaaaactgctaacgtgtcagtctatgttatgtcttaaacagcttatttactcttactatttctactatattgggtaatgtgaatgtaaaattgactataagggtgttattcaATGTCTAGggggcgctaataatgttaaataccgtatttaggaggtcgtaaacaggtttgctgtgctatttataaataaagaacactacttctcggaaattcacttatcaagttcgggtttggaaccaattttCCGATAGTTGGTTTTCATTGAAAAGTTCAggcctttcgcccgaagtcaactgggataggctcctgcatacccctaataaggataagcagcatggaaaatggacggatggatgaaaAGTTTTCAAACATATCTCAGTTCTCTTTGCACGAAACAAACTAGTCGGTTTGCCCTTTACTGTATCGTGCCACGAAAACGAGTGCCCAAACAGAACACCCTACatgttgcagattttttttctggagTGCGACTGCCAAAtgacccgccatggggccaaagaaagccgCGAGTGCCGGcaatttcataaagaaggtgagaaaccctattgaatttgatcttgccaggatgtatgGGAAGTCCACATAAACAATGCGTGcgtcatttacatgtattttgcattgttttctgcaggtaAAAACTGTAAGTATTCTCTATAAAacgtatttttgttcatatatttGGGTGTCAaattggattaattggatttacatgattattTTTGCACGTTTCGGTTTGATTGACAAAaagcgaggttccactgcattttcACGTAGCGCTGGGACGATGCTTGATATCATTTGGAGTTTCTCTCTTTTGTCTTACATGAAAAATCCAACACAAATTCCAGTTTTGGTGTGAACGGTTAGGAAGCCCGTGAGGTTTACTGACTTGATATGAAAGAAAAGTACTAAGCTGTCCAGTGTAATACTttttcttcatcacatacacgttTTGAAGCACACACGCGCTTCAAAGCGAAAGTAACAACATGAACCACAGCTAAAATAATGTTGTACGCAGACTGAATTTAAATGTGCGCATTTATATTTCCCTACTAAGAGGAGTTTGTTTGTCGACGTTGTTTCTCTATTGCCCAATACATGGAAGActgttctttttaaaacatacaaaaatggtTTTACCCTCTCAGATAAGAAAAACATTGTACAGACACACTAGAGTgttcaataaattaaaaaagaaactaTATAAAGACATTAGTAAAAAAGGCACACAAAAGTTCTTTGACAAATGGTACAGGAAAAAAGTAAACACTTTCTCTTGCCATACAAACGTGTCTCCATCAGTAGATCATATTATCTGCTATTTCTATATCATATctataaaaaaaagtcttaagttACAAAATTTCTCTCAGTAGTGTCAATGTTCAGTTGCTGCCGGTCCAGGAAAGATACATTTCCCAGACTGGCCTAAATCCTTCACGTTCCACCGTGTGTGTCCATCAAGACTCTAATGTTTGCAGTCATTATTTCCTGAGAACTCTGAAGCCGCTTCTCTGAAACTGTCCGCCCGTGTCCGGCTTCAAAAACACCCGAGTGCAAGACGCGCCCCCGTGCGGGGCCAAAACTAAGCCTTTGCTTCTGCGGCCTTGTTAAAAAGCACAGCCGCAAGAGGATCTCCCCTCTTTTTCCAAACCTCTTTCAAATGGGCGCATGTGCGTCTGCCCTATGTGTCTGTGGGTGAGGCCTCGTGTGTCACGATCTCTATGGCCATCGTGGGCTCCATCATGTCGCACTCCTCGTGATCCTGATAGTCCAGCGGAGGAGAGCGGGACTCTTCTAGGCTATCCTCCTCTTCATCTATCGCCTCCTCATCGTCATCCTCCACGTCACCGTCTTTCTCTATTCCATCCAAGTCTTCCTCCTCCAGGGTCAGCTCAAACTGAAACTTCTCCCCACCTCCTTGCCCGCCGGTGCCTCCCCCGTGTCCGTGAGTTCCCGGGTCATAGAAGGGCGGCGAGGGGCTCTGGGGAATCATGCTCTGGTACCAGTTCCTGTTGTCCTCAAGTGTGTCCAGAATGTCCTGCGCATCAGGATGGACGAGATCGGCCCAGGTCTCCCACAGAGGGTGGACGATGTAGTCGATGAAACCCACCTAGAGGACATTGAGATGTACAAAATTAGACGAGACCGTCTTTTAAAATGCAGGTCTTGCGCTGCCTGTGGTGGTTCCCACCTGGCTCTTTTCAACGGAAGCCGTGTGTTTATCGCACATGGGGCTGATCTCCATCCCCCTCTCCCTCTCCCGGTCTCCCTGGTGGAAGAACTCCTCCATTATCCGGTCGGTCCACTGACGATACAGCTCAAGGGACTTGGTGGGGTTACTCAGGTCAGCACAGTGAACCATGTTTCGCAGCACCTTGAGAAAGGATGACATTTCAACGTGACAACATCGTACACACGTTCTTCTAAAAACCCAAGCGTGCACCGtagtacctcggttttcgaagGATTCAGAAACATGTCTTGGTTTGCATACGCTGTCTCAGGTATACGGCGAGGACAGTGCGCCTcacaaactagtcagtttgccTGCGCATCACGTGCATCATCACACAAAAcatgactcagtctctgtgcaGGATGGATAGTTGGGACACTACAGATAGAGTCCGGCCAGAGAACCCTTTAATCAtcataacgtgtgtgtgtggtttattgaacgcacacagaacgataAACAACTCTGTATCTCTCTCCTTTCTTCCCCCATAAAGCATTGTGTGCCCTATGCTGATGGGGTGTCCAAGCGCGCTGCGTGTTAAGTGAGtctgtgctttaaaaaaagattaaatacggCCAGAACttggataaagaaggtgagaaacacgattgaattcaagaaagaagtcacaGTACGAATGCACAGTCCGTTACAATAGGAGTGCAATGTTAAGATTTCTTAagacaggttgcagggggaacggTTTAAATGAGACACAACACAGAAAGTGAGACGAGCCACCGCGTGTAAAGATGATTGCGCCTGCTGCTGAAATTTACAATAAAGCTCAAGTGAGTAAGCATACGGCTCTAATCGGCTGCTCGTTAAAGGTAAGTTTGTCACGGACtagaatgaaaaagcacccgcGTGGCTTTTCCATCCCCTCCCCTCGTCCCTCAGCTCATCACTGTGTTCACTGACGAGCCTTCAATGacggtaaaagtgacgttaaatgtccATTAATCCAcgtcatttgtcatttccatGTAGTGTATTTTCTATGGTTTTCTGTATGTCAAACCACCATTATTCTCTGCAACATGTGTTTTGCGTTAATATGTTTGGGTGTCGAATCCATTTTTTTCCTTGATTTGATGAACGATTCAATTAATGATTCGATTAACGATAAAAACAGAGCTTCCACTGTAAATGATACTTAATTCCTGGTTAAACTGAACCTGTTTCGATCACAAAAATGAAGACCAGTAGATTGTAGATCACAATAACTCCATTTCGAGGAGATTTGGTTGTTGCAGGACAGACAGAAGTCGAATTGCATCATGTTCTTTGTTACCAGGGAAGGATGTTCTCTAACAGGAGCGTAATAAAGTCAAATCCAGTAAGGGCGCTTAAAGGTAAAAAGAAGATGGATCGAGTGAGAAAGGGAGTGACGGTGGGAGCAAAGGTCAGCCATGAAGAAGGCTGGCTAATGGCCACCTGCTGAGCATCCTCCACCAGCACAGGCAACCGATTAGAGCCGTTAGTAGCAGGTTAAAGGAGAGGTGCAGGCTCAGCTCTTACCTGTATTCTGTCTGTGTAGTTGTCGAGCAGCAGCACTCCTGAGCTTGTCACCTTCTTGGTTTCCACCATTGTCTTCAGATCAGCCAACAAACTCATGTGTTTGGACATGTCAGTGGCCAAAACCTGGACAAAAAGACAACTGTTGCTCAGCATCAGGTCATTTCTGGCACATGCACTCGTGCGCACACATCAGGAAAGACCCACAAGACAACATTATGGATGAAGGTGTCGTACCATGTCAATGACCATCTTCCGCAGGGACTGTCGCTGCTTTTTTGTGAGGTTCTGGAAGATATCGCAGCTGTCTTCCTGCAGGAGTTTGAATCCCACAGCCAAGTGATGATTCTCCAGCACAGACTCGTCATTGTACATCAGCGCCAGCTCGGAGTCTGGACGCAGGTGAAAAAAGAGCATTAGACACTCTCACCGATGCTGAGGGACCCTTAATTGTGACTGTTGTAACATTTCTGACTTACTGGTGTTGATCAGGAATTGGTTTGATACTCCAGGATGGTCAACATCGTGGATGGCTGCAGCAAAGATGGCAGCGAGGATTTCAAGGTCGGTGAAAACagcctgtaaaaaaaacaaaaaaaaagaaacaagggaatttaataaagaaaaaaaaacatgaaacatgagTAGTGTCTAaatcatgggtgtccaaacttttcccagcgagggccaaaaACGGTAAAATCAAACTCgtgtagatgtgctaagaagttatagatatatatttttaaaaactttatgttacaggtgacgtgtattattactttttcttcactgctccttttttttcatttttgtctgtTGTTGTTTGTCAGTTTTGTTCATAACGCTGTCagtttattcctataatatttggactttattctcatcatttttccccaacctcattttccaaaaattgcaactttaattctttcttttgttactaatattgcacatttttttgtggaaattacatgctttgctttttagcattacttttttttttgtcacaatgatcatgtttttaaatgttaatattatgtCTGTATTTTTATATCTCTACTTTAGTCTCGTATAATCACTGCTCTGtttccatttttcttgtttaaaaaaaaatattaaaaaataaaggttgaattgtatttttaaattgtgcAGAGGACTGATAAACGGgccacgggccacactttggacaccccgaatGTAAATAATATGCTGCTCAAACAGTTTCATGTGTCTGCTAGTATGTCAGGTTTCATCTGCATGTGATCATTTGGCTCCAGTACAAAAAGTAACATCAagaaatatttaattaaaaaaatatatgactttatttaaaatgttttatgaaattattagtattttataaCTCGTTGATTTCATACGTGATAAATGTTTGAACCTTGGAGTCTCTGATTTCTGAGCACTAGTGTCCACCAGAGtaggtggacaaaaaaaaaaaaaaaaaaaaaaggcacattaTGTCACATTTGGTACAAAGAAGAGCAGTCATCTATTGGATGTAATATACTTATGTAAGTTCTTACTTACATCAAGGGCTGGAGTGGAGAGGAGGATGTGCGTGGACTGGGCTACGTCAGCCGCATGCAGGCTGTTATGGTAGGCCACATCTGAATGGTAGTGATCTTCCAGCGTCATCATGTAAGCCACAAATGTATCCACCgggattttaaatgtttttaacaggTCTCGCTCCTTGGAAACACAACATCATAACACACGTAGTTAGGGATGAATAATTTAAGTAGAGCCGTTTAAGAAAACATGTCAAGCTGGAAGAGGAAAAACAGCAACGGGACGGTAAGCTTCCTACCTGAAAGATGGCGTACATGATGCAGGTGAGCGGTCGGCTGTTGGAGTATTCGGAAACTGTGAAGATATTCAGGCCCCACTTATTCAGATCCTCCAGCTCTTTGGACAGCAGCTCCTCCTTATCGGTTTTGACCCCGAAACGCGAGATGCTGCTGCTGGAGAGCGACGATCCGTGGGAGACCTTTTTGACCCCGCTGATCTGTGTCATCAGTTGCTGcttctgctgcttcttcttctcccgCGTCTTGGGTGTCGGCGATGGTATCTCCACCTCATTCTGTTTGTCTggggtaagaaaaaaaagatgcagtCTAATTTAATAAGATGTAAAAAGGATGGGGTGGGCGAAAGAGAAGTCCATAAAGGGCCATTTAACCTCACATAGTACACCTTTGTTTTCATGGACATGCTATCCGAGAACCAGGCTGCACCATGGAAACACCTGCAACCCATGAGCCTATCCCGAGGCACACCCCGCCCCCCCACATCCCTTAGCAGCTTATCTGCTTTCATTCTTACAGGTCACAGCATTGACAGTATGTCAGCTGGGGGCCACCCCTACGAAGTCctattttttatgtgtgttcaATCACTGCCACATCACATTAATGCCAGTGATAACAATCATGATGAGTTGGACACCACATCATTTTTAGATATTGATACAGAATGAACTTATAACAATTCAGTCACGTcgagtaatttggccccataactatagccAAGCGTCTTGTTTCGCAGCACACGCTGAATAACGCGCTTGATGATGGCGGACACAAGTGGATTTCCAGAGTTCCTGGACTTGCTAGCAGACATCAATAacgacttccactgcaaatcattttactggacgcaattacagttaatatcagagccactcaataaaaccacgacactcctgtcaggtttttgtggcCTTATTTTCCCAATATCCAGGAtgaaatcatcaatcaagaaaaaaacaaacgtcATCCAAGATTCATTTTCTCATCACTACACCTCAAGGATGTAACAAATCCAACCATGGAATTTCTATTTCCATATTTCCATGAcgaacaatttcaaaatacgCATAGAAGAATATCTGTAAGTTCGAAGAACATGCCATATAAAAGGAATCTAAAAGTATTTTAAGCTATTTTATAGgcattcatttggcaaaaaaGGCAACAATTGGACCAACATTGGACTAATTTGaaattatttgtaataaatgaAGTTTTTGCAAGTGATTTAAGTGTGATTATAAAGGCTTGGTGAGGCACCCTTAAAGCGCTTCCAAACATGATCATAGACTACAATAAtaagtgaaaaaaataataataataataatggggaCAGAAAACATAGCCTTTATGTCTGGAAAGTGCAGCAAACATTCAAAAACGTTCGCTTGAGCTGACTGCACACGAGAAAGAGCTGAAGGAAATCCTGCAGTGAATGCCTGCTGCCATGAAAGCCCCAACTCAGCTCATCACTGCCTTATCAGCCCGTGGAGGGTTATTCAATTACCAGCCGGAATTCAAATAATCACTTTCATTCTCATGCTCTCCCACTCCTCTTGTTTTCTTGTCTGTCTCCTTTAATCCACAGTGTTCCAGCCAGTCCACTTAATTGGCCAAGAATGGCCAATTAAGTTTCCACAGACATGTGCTGTGTGGGAAACAAGACAAAGAGCAGAGCAGTGCATCGCCCTCTAGACGTATTTGACGCCATCGTTGGCACTACCGCTGTGTTTGTCTGAGGTCTGCATTTGAATGCAtgcgtttgtttttttcttcatctaTTTCCAGCGACGCGCTGCCGTTTGCTCCACGGTTAACTGGTCAAACTAGTAAATGTTACAACTCCATCCCTCCGTTCCCCCTCCCTCCTTTTGCTTCTCCCATCACTTCAACACTGCTCTATTACTGCATTTTCCCtcactttgtggattatttccagtcttattccGAGTGGTTTTGactatttattttgtgcaaggtgGCGTATGTCATTCATTATTTGTGATTGGAGCAACTGCATCAATgaaatgacacgtctttattatgcgcaCAAATGCGGTCGTGAgagtttgacttttggattattttgagtctttgtatttcatttatattacGACGTGTTGGTTACCATTACAAATTTGCGAGGGATGATCGCATTACTGTCGTCCTATGACGCAAAATGCGCGTGGGCACGGAATCGTGCCGCGCCCTGGCCCGTCATGTGAAAGGAGGGGGAGTGCGCTGTGCTCAAATTCGCTCAACGTGCTGTGCTTTCGGTGTAAAGTCGGGCCCAAGACGTACATTTGGCCGAGTGCGAGTACACCCCTGGGTGGTCAGCAATAGTTGATGAATGAACGTTGAAATGTTGCAGTCCACGACGTTGATCATAGCACCCTGGTGAACCACCGTGGAAGCCATTAGCGACAAAGCACCAGTTGCCAAAGGGATTTTGTTGGGTTTTATTGAAAAAGTAGGGCAATTTAATAGTAGAAAACTGAACCACATTGCACAAGTTGATGTTGTGCCAAAATATAGGATTTTTGTGTGTAATTTATAGCTGAATAAACCTATTTACCCACTATATTTGAAGAGTGTGCTGTCTTTGTATTGGAGTGCATGATTTACTAGAAAATAGTTGCATTTGACACAATGGAAATGTTGCAACCTAATGGATAGTCCCTCTTAGTCTCTCTTAGTCCCTCTTAGTCCCTCTCGACGACACATTGTGCTCCTTtgctgcaatttttttcaatttgagcAAGTATAAAACTGCTAAGATTCTATTCTTGCCAGTGCCTTCTCTAAGTGTTCAGTTCTTCTATTTGGCACTCTTCTTTGATACGCTCTCCCCTGAGCTACACAGATGCTGCTGAAATAAAAGAGGAGCTTTAGCATAGTCTCCTTTCACAGTATGTTCTCTAAGGTAGGTGTGTTCCAGTGCGATTAAAGGAAACATGACGCAATGATGAGAACAGCTGTAGTGGGTGGACAAGCACACATTAAGTCTCTCGACAGGACTAATCTGAAAGCCAGCCGAAGACCGACTCCAATATCTTATTTATCCAGGCAGTTATCCAAATTCCATGAGCAGAGTTGCTCTCTTGAACTGTATTCCACGCGGCCCAGTGGAAATAACACTACACACAGCTTTAGATTGAAAACATCTGTAAAAGATGAAAGCGTACCAATTGGTCAGCTATTATGACCCCGCCTGATACACTTCTTTGCCCTCCTCACGATATTCTAAGTATGTgcgtctttctttctttttctatcCTCCTCTAAAGCCATCTGAGATCGGGAGGAAGCGTCTGCGCTGACAAAGATGCTCTAAGATGGAGATGACTCACACAGTATGGGAAATGCCAGCAAAGGGGGTTCCTCTGTACCTCTGTTTTCCGCTTCACTGCAGTCActtccctccctctctccctcgTCTCCCCTCCTCCTGCCGTCTACGATCAAGCAGTGAGGGATACGCCATCTACACGCCACCGGATCAGGATGCTGATCGATTGGAAGCACAGTGGCTATAAATAGACCTAACCACCTCCAAGAGGATTTGACCTGGAATCTATATTTCCTTCCTCCTTGTGTCAATGCCAGTTTGAATCCACTCGGCGACCATTGTTGATTGCCGCAATTTTCTGCTAtaacgaatgaatgaaatataaacatatatgaAACTAATTACATCCATTCTCAAATCGCAAACCCATGCTGTGAATCTTTATTCTGAGCAATCGTTGAAGATTTTCCCTCTCAAAATCAATGAGCATTGAAAGCCTCACGCAATAAACCCAGATGAAGCTCAGTGGCGCAGTCGTTAATGGTACGCCCCCACAGAACAACATTTCAGCTGCAGAAACTCACACAGCTTagcattatacaaaaaaaacaaaaaacaaagcaagatGAAGCCTTTTTGTGTgtcaccatatacagtatatttttggtGTACTTGGTCACTCATTGGTCACAATGAACatttgtgaatgtgtttttgagTACACGTAACATTCAACGTTTCCATTTCTTACATTACCTAGGAAGGTGTTGGAGATGAATTCGGACACCTGGTTCCCGGACCGACTCATCTCTGATAGGTGCGTCAACTCCCGATTTAACATTCTCTTAAACTGCAAGAGAGAAAGGGGagggtgtgtggggggggggttgggagGAGAGAGAAACAATGTCGTCAGTTTCCAGAGAAAACCTTGGAGAAATGATGGCAGAAAAATTCCATGGAAAATTTTATTTCGCCAGCTATTTTATTGGTGTAGAAAGTGGAAGAATACCACCCTGCCTCCATTATTTGTCACGGGGGAGATTTTCATCTTTTAAAAACAGTTTTATTACACCCACTAACATTTTTTGGAGGGTTTACTTGCACCACTGTGCAAAAGAATTCCAATGAAGTGCAAAATCTGCACCCGTTCCTTACAGCACAACATTtcagccatttttttaaattacaaagcAGATTAAAACGTAACATTTTGGATGCAACAGACAGTACATTGAGATCCAGGCCACTGCAGTAGCAGCTGTTGACAGACCGATGcatgcgcgtgcacacacacacacacacacacacacacacacacacatcaagcacATAGCTCTGCAGAGGGCTCAAAATGGAGTCTGAGCCACCAACAGTTTTTAGAAACAGAAATATCACTGCAGTGTCCTACAAAACTTCAACATGACAACTAAACTGCAACAAATGCCTCGGCCTTGGAGGTACTGACAAGCTATGTAGTTAAGAATTACACACCTTAATGTAACCCCAAGAGACTGACAGCAGGTAATTGGCTTCAGGCATTTTGGATCCCGTTTTCTCGTTCCTAATCAAAGCCAGAATTGTAATCcacttggaagaaaaaaaaaatagaggcaGTCGAACAGGATTCTGTCAGCGCCCCAAAAAAGTCCTCTCCTTGTGCATTTCCTTTTCAGCGGCTAAGAGAGCAGCTTAATGGTGGCTCACTCTCCCTCCTAGCAGCAGAAAAAGGCCGGCCTGGAGTCTCCATCTCTGTGGATGGACGGCTGGATGGGCGGATGCGATGGGAAGACGGGCACTGGAGATGGGATCCAGCAGGCTCACGAGGTGGGCTGGAGCAGCAGCTGTGAGCCGTGAGCGGAGGGACTCACAGCACACTGATGAATAATGGAGAAGAAACGACCAGGGGAGAGGGGAGGGAAACAGCGATAGagacaggaggaggagatggaggaggGAGTGAGGCAGCGATGTTCATCTGACTAGAGGGGGGGTTCCTCCACTGGATTTGTCTCGGTTCGGTGCTCTCGCTGCTGTGGCGCTCGCCCCCACCACCAGCCTCCTACCTCTGCATGTTCCCCCTCCTCCCCCTGCTGTAGTCTGCCAGCCCCAGCAACACACCCCATGCAGAACACGTGATTTGACAGAAAGTGGGGAGCAGTGGGTGGCTTGGGGGGGATCCTTCCAGCTTGGTCCTGTGGGTGATGGGCATGGGGGGGGAAATTTCACTTCTGCTCACGGTTGATGCAGAGACAACATTGAGTTTCTACCCGATGAATCCtgaatcaattcattaacatcGAATTAAACTGTACTTTTAGTGGAAAGGTGTCACCTGATACACTCTGGAGGTTTTTACCCTTCGCTGAATACAACATTAAGTCAGCCATTGTGAGATAACGTGCCGGGGCttccacagtaaaaaaaaaaaaaatgaacggtGGTCACATTTTCAGGAATGTGACTGTGCAGCATCTTATCCTCATGATCTATTCTCATTTGGTCCACTCCCTCCCCTCTTTTGTCTGCTAACATACGGCGC harbors:
- the pde4ba gene encoding cAMP-specific 3',5'-cyclic phosphodiesterase 4B isoform X3: MYRRSPCARGRVHFDFSEEVIRKLHAANHGHAHSFDVENGPSASCSPLDPQASPGSGLVLHTNFPGHNQRRESFLYRSDSDYDLSPKSMSRNSSIASELHGDDLIVTPFAQVLASLRSVRNNFTVLTNVQCASNNFDVENGPSASCSPLDPQASPGSGLVLHTNFPGHNQRRESFLYRSDSDYDLSPKSMSRNSSIASELHGDDLIVTPFAQVLASLRSVRNNFTVLTNVQCASNKRSPAATNQPAVTKVCLPDEAYQKLAMETMEELDWCLDQLETIQTYRSVSDMASTKFKRMLNRELTHLSEMSRSGNQVSEFISNTFLDKQNEVEIPSPTPKTREKKKQQKQQLMTQISGVKKVSHGSSLSSSSISRFGVKTDKEELLSKELEDLNKWGLNIFTVSEYSNSRPLTCIMYAIFQERDLLKTFKIPVDTFVAYMMTLEDHYHSDVAYHNSLHAADVAQSTHILLSTPALDAVFTDLEILAAIFAAAIHDVDHPGVSNQFLINTNSELALMYNDESVLENHHLAVGFKLLQEDSCDIFQNLTKKQRQSLRKMVIDMVLATDMSKHMSLLADLKTMVETKKVTSSGVLLLDNYTDRIQVLRNMVHCADLSNPTKSLELYRQWTDRIMEEFFHQGDRERERGMEISPMCDKHTASVEKSQVGFIDYIVHPLWETWADLVHPDAQDILDTLEDNRNWYQSMIPQSPSPPFYDPGTHGHGGGTGGQGGGEKFQFELTLEEEDLDGIEKDGDVEDDDEEAIDEEEDSLEESRSPPLDYQDHEECDMMEPTMAIEIVTHEASPTDT